From Novosphingobium decolorationis, one genomic window encodes:
- a CDS encoding alpha-D-glucose phosphate-specific phosphoglucomutase — protein sequence MPTTPFDGQKPGTSGLRKKVKVFQQPGYAENFIQSVFDVVEKGEAATLVLGGDGRFHNRTVIQQAIRMAAANGYARVLVGQGGILSTPAASHVIRKYKASGGLVLSASHNPGGPDEDFGIKYNIANGGPAPEGVTGAIHARTQEIDRWLTIEAEDVDLDTVGIVEVGDMNVQIIDPVADYADLMEDLFDFAAIRKIVASGFTMRFDAMSAVTGPYAKEILEGRLGFAEGTVVNGTPLEDFGGHHPDPNLIHAKDLYELMMGEGAPDLGAASDGDGDRNLIIGRGRFITPSDSLAMLAANIECAPAYKGRLTGIARSMPTSAAADRVAEALGVPAFETPTGWKFFGNLLDAGMATICGEESAGTGSDHVREKDGLWAVLLWLNILAVREISVDDLAKAHWARFGRNYYARHDYEGIEKEGADALMAALMDELEALPGQEFGDLVVGEADSFSYTDPVDGSVSANQGIRILFVGGSRVVFRLSGTGTAGATLRVYLENYVPPSGDLDAETGAMLKAQIDAAEAVAGIARFTGRTAPDVIT from the coding sequence ATGCCCACCACGCCTTTCGACGGGCAGAAGCCGGGAACGTCCGGCCTGCGCAAGAAGGTGAAGGTATTCCAGCAGCCGGGCTATGCGGAGAATTTCATCCAGTCGGTCTTCGACGTGGTCGAAAAGGGCGAGGCGGCGACGCTGGTCCTGGGCGGGGACGGACGCTTTCACAACCGCACCGTGATCCAGCAGGCGATCCGCATGGCCGCGGCCAACGGCTATGCGCGCGTGCTGGTGGGGCAGGGCGGTATCCTCTCGACCCCGGCGGCCAGCCACGTGATCCGCAAGTACAAGGCAAGCGGCGGTCTTGTCCTCTCGGCCAGCCACAACCCCGGCGGACCGGACGAGGACTTCGGCATCAAGTACAACATTGCCAACGGCGGCCCGGCACCTGAAGGCGTGACCGGCGCGATCCATGCCCGCACGCAGGAGATCGACCGCTGGCTGACGATCGAGGCCGAGGACGTCGATCTCGACACCGTGGGCATCGTCGAAGTGGGCGACATGAACGTCCAGATCATCGATCCGGTCGCCGACTACGCCGATCTCATGGAGGACCTGTTTGACTTCGCCGCGATCCGCAAGATCGTGGCCTCGGGTTTCACCATGCGCTTCGACGCGATGAGCGCAGTGACCGGCCCCTATGCCAAGGAGATCCTGGAAGGCCGCCTGGGCTTTGCCGAGGGCACAGTCGTGAATGGCACGCCGCTGGAAGACTTCGGCGGTCACCATCCCGATCCCAATCTGATCCACGCAAAGGACCTCTACGAGTTGATGATGGGCGAGGGCGCGCCCGATCTGGGGGCGGCGTCCGACGGCGATGGCGATCGCAACCTCATCATCGGCCGTGGGCGTTTCATCACCCCGTCCGATTCGCTGGCCATGCTGGCCGCCAACATCGAATGCGCGCCCGCCTACAAGGGCCGCCTGACCGGCATTGCCCGCTCGATGCCGACGAGCGCGGCGGCGGACCGCGTCGCCGAGGCGCTGGGCGTGCCCGCCTTCGAGACGCCGACCGGCTGGAAGTTCTTCGGCAATCTCCTCGATGCCGGCATGGCGACGATCTGCGGCGAGGAAAGCGCTGGCACCGGCTCGGATCACGTGCGCGAAAAGGACGGCCTGTGGGCGGTCCTGCTCTGGCTCAACATCCTCGCCGTGCGCGAAATCTCGGTCGATGACCTCGCCAAGGCCCACTGGGCCCGCTTCGGGCGCAACTACTACGCGCGCCACGACTACGAAGGGATCGAGAAGGAGGGCGCCGACGCGCTCATGGCCGCGCTGATGGACGAACTGGAGGCGCTGCCCGGGCAGGAGTTCGGCGATCTCGTCGTCGGGGAAGCCGATAGCTTCTCCTACACCGATCCGGTCGACGGCTCGGTCAGCGCCAACCAGGGCATCCGCATCCTCTTTGTGGGCGGCAGCCGGGTGGTTTTCCGCCTTTCCGGGACCGGGACGGCGGGGGCGACCTTGCGCGTTTACCTCGAGAACTACGTGCCCCCCTCGGGCGATCTCGATGCCGAGACCGGCGCGATGCTGAAGGCCCAGATCGATGCGGCCGAAGCTGTCGCCGGGATTGCCCGCTTTACGGGCCGCACCGCGCCCGACGTCATTACCTGA
- a CDS encoding OmpP1/FadL family transporter, which yields MLTFVTRPAGARAPRAALAVSAAALVLFASPAQATDGYFLNGSGAKAKGAGGVGIAMPQDALAIAANPAAATSLGHRLDIGVEIFVPDRGAEIAGNGAGLDGRYSGNGSNPFVLPEIGYVRPLSDRVALGLAINGNGGMNTHYKANPFASFGAQGVAGVNLQQIQISPTLAVEVVPGHSLGVSPVIVLQGFEMTGAQPFAGYSQAPANFTNRGTDWSAGVGVRLGYLGQLTPFLKVGGFYQSKVKTGDFDRYAGLFADGGSFDVPEAWGLGAALTPVPALTLGADYKRINYGGVAAVGNPIDVLFQGRPFGSDGGPGFGWRNVDVWKLGAVYTASDRLTLRAGYGRSDNPVPRAQTLLNIFAPGVVRSHYTLGATFALSDRAEVTGYAMRAPRQTVRGEGSIPAPFGGGEADVSLAETSVGFSLGLKL from the coding sequence ATGTTGACCTTCGTGACCCGCCCCGCCGGTGCCCGCGCGCCGCGCGCGGCCCTTGCCGTCTCCGCCGCCGCTCTTGTCCTTTTCGCCAGCCCCGCGCAGGCGACCGACGGGTACTTCCTCAACGGTTCGGGGGCGAAGGCAAAAGGCGCGGGCGGGGTCGGCATCGCGATGCCGCAGGACGCGCTCGCCATTGCCGCCAACCCGGCTGCGGCCACCTCGCTCGGCCACCGTCTCGACATCGGCGTCGAGATCTTCGTGCCGGACCGGGGCGCGGAGATCGCGGGCAATGGTGCCGGGCTCGACGGGCGCTATTCGGGCAATGGGAGCAATCCCTTCGTGCTCCCCGAGATCGGCTATGTCCGCCCGCTGTCGGACCGTGTGGCACTTGGCCTCGCGATCAACGGCAACGGGGGCATGAACACCCATTACAAGGCCAACCCCTTCGCCAGCTTCGGGGCACAAGGGGTCGCCGGCGTCAACCTCCAGCAGATCCAGATTTCGCCGACACTGGCGGTCGAGGTCGTACCCGGCCATTCGCTCGGCGTGTCGCCGGTGATCGTGCTGCAGGGCTTCGAGATGACCGGCGCACAGCCTTTCGCGGGCTATTCGCAGGCCCCTGCCAACTTCACCAACCGGGGCACGGACTGGTCGGCGGGCGTAGGCGTTCGCCTCGGCTATCTCGGCCAGCTCACGCCGTTCCTGAAGGTCGGCGGGTTCTACCAGTCCAAGGTCAAGACCGGCGATTTCGACCGCTACGCCGGGCTCTTCGCCGATGGCGGCAGCTTCGATGTGCCCGAGGCCTGGGGGCTGGGCGCCGCGCTCACGCCGGTTCCGGCGCTGACGCTGGGCGCCGATTACAAGCGCATCAACTATGGGGGTGTCGCGGCGGTCGGCAATCCCATCGACGTGCTCTTCCAGGGGCGTCCTTTCGGGTCCGACGGCGGCCCCGGCTTTGGCTGGCGCAATGTTGACGTGTGGAAGCTGGGCGCTGTCTACACCGCGTCCGACAGGCTGACCCTGCGCGCAGGCTATGGCCGCTCGGACAACCCGGTGCCGCGCGCGCAGACGCTCCTCAACATCTTCGCGCCGGGCGTCGTGCGCAGCCACTACACGCTGGGCGCGACGTTCGCCCTCTCGGACCGCGCCGAGGTGACCGGCTACGCCATGCGCGCGCCGCGCCAGACGGTGCGCGGCGAGGGCTCGATCCCGGCGCCGTTCGGCGGCGGCGAGGCGGACGTGTCGCTGGCGGAAACCTCGGTAGGGTTCTCGCTGGGGCTGAAGCTTTGA
- the malQ gene encoding 4-alpha-glucanotransferase, producing MPRRRLALWLETALEPSPDPCAPAPDPGDPASSLHALAQALGLSRHWRDVEGRDQTVSDTALARIVTALGYPCDTDQAIARSHARLAIAARSLPAMLVTEVGRLTPLPASLTHARLTSENGEEQDIALEAGVLPAIDTPGYHRVSLYGHELTLAVAPARSPTLADVLPEARQGERLWGPAVQIPALRSARSGPRYGTLADLAEAVELFAARGADALAINPVHALFAGLGAGYSPYSPSSRLHLNTALAAPELAGLPPLDLPDDSEAAFIDWEKALPAQHGALRALFDGLDSATRARIAAKTAGDESLQRQALFDALDTHHRAKGRTRWQDWPAKHRDPHGKGAAHFAETHAEDVAFHVFTQWLTTRGLDAVQARAKAAGMAIGLVGDLAVGVHSAGADAWALQGAMLEGLTIGAPPDPLGPLGQNWTLTGFSPQGLQRTGYAPWIAMLRAALSRTGALRIDHAFGMARLWVIPEGEGPGEGAYLAYPFEDMLRLAVLEAHRAGALLIAENLGTAPFGFLGALEERRLLDMRVLWFERAADEGFIGAGDYPADSVAMTGTHDTATIAGWWRGRDLDWAQDLGRLPEATTRADAEAKRAWDRGLLWACLTHDAAPRPEPCDPAPVLKAALAHIGRSPAGLAIAPLEDILGESEQPNLPGTVTEHPNWRRRLTRPLGEWLEEAPISERIAALDTARKGPADPPSG from the coding sequence TTGCCCCGGCGCCGCCTGGCGCTGTGGCTGGAGACCGCCTTGGAGCCTTCCCCCGACCCGTGCGCCCCTGCTCCCGATCCGGGCGATCCGGCCTCCTCGCTCCATGCGCTTGCGCAGGCGCTCGGCCTTTCGCGGCACTGGCGCGATGTCGAGGGCCGTGACCAGACCGTGTCGGATACCGCGCTCGCCCGCATCGTCACGGCTCTGGGGTACCCTTGCGACACCGATCAGGCGATCGCCCGCAGCCACGCGCGCCTTGCCATTGCGGCACGCAGCCTGCCCGCCATGCTCGTCACCGAGGTCGGTCGGCTAACCCCGCTTCCTGCCAGCCTCACCCACGCGCGGCTGACTTCCGAGAATGGCGAGGAGCAGGACATCGCGCTCGAAGCCGGGGTCCTGCCAGCGATCGACACACCGGGTTACCACCGCGTCAGCCTCTACGGCCACGAGCTGACCCTCGCGGTTGCGCCGGCCCGCAGCCCGACGCTGGCCGACGTCCTGCCTGAAGCGCGCCAGGGAGAGCGTCTCTGGGGCCCGGCGGTGCAGATCCCGGCCCTGCGTTCGGCGCGAAGCGGGCCGCGCTACGGCACGCTCGCCGATCTGGCCGAGGCCGTGGAGCTCTTCGCCGCGCGCGGGGCCGACGCGCTGGCGATCAACCCGGTCCACGCCCTCTTTGCAGGGCTGGGTGCAGGGTACAGTCCCTATTCCCCTTCGAGCCGCCTCCACCTCAACACCGCGCTCGCCGCGCCCGAACTGGCAGGGCTCCCTCCGCTCGATCTGCCCGATGACAGCGAGGCTGCCTTCATCGACTGGGAAAAGGCCCTGCCCGCCCAGCACGGCGCCCTGCGCGCGCTGTTCGACGGGCTCGATTCCGCGACGCGCGCGCGCATCGCCGCCAAGACCGCTGGGGATGAAAGCCTCCAGCGCCAGGCCCTGTTCGACGCGCTCGACACCCACCACCGCGCCAAGGGGCGCACGCGCTGGCAGGATTGGCCTGCCAAGCACCGCGATCCCCACGGCAAGGGCGCCGCGCACTTTGCCGAAACCCACGCCGAGGATGTCGCCTTCCACGTTTTCACGCAGTGGCTGACAACCAGGGGGCTCGACGCCGTGCAGGCGCGCGCGAAGGCGGCGGGCATGGCGATCGGGCTCGTCGGTGATCTGGCCGTGGGCGTCCACAGCGCAGGCGCCGATGCCTGGGCGCTGCAGGGCGCGATGCTGGAGGGGCTCACCATCGGCGCGCCGCCCGATCCGCTCGGCCCGCTCGGCCAGAACTGGACGCTGACGGGCTTTTCGCCGCAGGGCTTGCAGCGCACCGGCTATGCGCCCTGGATCGCGATGCTGCGCGCGGCGCTCTCGCGCACCGGCGCGCTGCGCATCGACCACGCCTTCGGCATGGCCCGGCTCTGGGTGATCCCGGAAGGCGAAGGTCCGGGCGAAGGCGCATACCTCGCCTACCCCTTCGAGGACATGCTGCGCCTCGCCGTCCTGGAAGCCCACCGCGCAGGCGCGCTCCTCATCGCCGAGAACCTGGGCACCGCGCCCTTCGGTTTCCTTGGTGCGCTGGAGGAACGCCGCCTCCTCGACATGCGCGTGCTGTGGTTCGAGCGCGCCGCCGACGAAGGCTTCATCGGCGCGGGCGACTACCCCGCCGACAGCGTGGCGATGACCGGCACGCACGACACCGCGACCATCGCGGGCTGGTGGCGCGGGCGCGACCTCGACTGGGCGCAGGACCTGGGCCGCCTGCCCGAAGCCACCACGCGCGCGGACGCCGAAGCCAAGCGCGCGTGGGACCGCGGGCTCCTGTGGGCCTGTCTCACCCACGACGCCGCGCCGCGCCCCGAGCCCTGTGATCCCGCCCCGGTCCTGAAAGCCGCCCTCGCCCATATCGGCAGGAGCCCGGCCGGGCTCGCTATCGCGCCGCTTGAGGACATCCTGGGCGAAAGCGAACAGCCCAACCTGCCCGGCACCGTCACCGAGCACCCCAACTGGCGCCGACGCCTGACGCGGCCACTTGGGGAATGGCTGGAGGAGGCGCCAATCAGCGAGAGGATCGCGGCGCTGGACACGGCGCGCAAAGGTCCGGCCGATCCGCCGTCCGGTTAG